A single window of Agromyces sp. Leaf222 DNA harbors:
- the fdhD gene encoding formate dehydrogenase accessory sulfurtransferase FdhD: protein MGRITARKRVTRITVGGRTNRRDDLLAVEEPLEIRIGRAPLAVTMRTPGHDVDLAVGFLVSEGVISRGDQVAAAIHCASDEGENTYNVLDLTLANGVPQPDAAARRDLYISSSCGVCGKASIDAVHTRTSHPVADADLRVDPELLIRFPDRLRAGQAIFEKTGGLHAAALFDARTGEMIVLREDVGRHNAVDKVVGWAAREGLLPLSGLVLQVSGRASFELTQKASMAGIPVLAAVSAPSSLAVEHAANAGITLVGFMRGDTMVVYAGAERIADGTAGQAVERGADRVSEQTTTAD, encoded by the coding sequence ACGACCTCCTGGCGGTCGAGGAACCGCTCGAGATCCGCATCGGGCGTGCCCCGCTCGCGGTCACGATGCGCACGCCCGGACACGACGTCGACCTCGCCGTCGGCTTCCTCGTCTCCGAGGGCGTCATCTCCCGAGGCGACCAGGTCGCTGCGGCCATCCACTGCGCGAGCGACGAGGGCGAGAACACCTACAACGTGCTCGACCTCACGTTGGCGAACGGCGTGCCTCAACCGGATGCCGCGGCCAGGCGCGATCTCTACATCTCGAGCTCGTGCGGGGTCTGCGGCAAGGCGAGCATCGATGCCGTGCACACCCGCACCTCGCACCCCGTCGCCGATGCCGACCTGCGCGTGGATCCCGAGCTCCTGATCCGGTTCCCCGACCGCCTGCGCGCCGGGCAGGCGATCTTCGAGAAGACCGGGGGCCTGCACGCGGCCGCCCTCTTCGACGCCCGCACGGGCGAGATGATCGTGCTCCGCGAAGACGTGGGGCGGCACAACGCGGTCGACAAGGTCGTCGGCTGGGCGGCCCGCGAGGGCCTCCTCCCGCTCAGCGGACTGGTGCTGCAGGTCTCGGGCCGGGCGAGCTTCGAACTCACCCAGAAGGCCTCGATGGCCGGCATCCCCGTGCTCGCCGCAGTCTCTGCTCCGTCGTCCCTTGCCGTCGAACACGCTGCGAATGCGGGCATCACCCTGGTCGGCTTCATGCGCGGGGACACGATGGTGGTCTACGCGGGAGCCGAGCGCATCGCCGATGGCACTGCCGGGCAGGCGGTCGAGCGGGGCGCCGATCGCGTCTCCGAGCAGACGACGACGGCGGACTGA